The following are from one region of the Nicotiana tomentosiformis chromosome 7, ASM39032v3, whole genome shotgun sequence genome:
- the LOC104103901 gene encoding adenine DNA glycosylase codes for MELFILAVQDTGRYVPTSGDIEDFSFSKNETLQIRASLLEWYDNNQRDLPWRRISSSSSCGFKEDDDEREKRGYAVWVSEVMLQQTRVSTVIDYFNRWMNKWPTLRHLAQASLEEVNEMWAGLGYYRRARFLLEGAKEVVEQGGTFPETVSDLRNIKGIGEYTAGAISSIAFKKAVPVVDGNVVRVISRLKAISANPKDAASVKNFWKLAGQLVDPFRPGDFNQALMELGATLCSLSNPGCAACPISAQCHALSLSRQNESVHVTDYPIKVMKAKQRHEFSAVSVVEILDCQETIGPQSSSKFILVKRPNNGLLAGLWEFPSVLLEKEADLASRRIAIDKFLQSSFNLDLKESIRIVSREYIGEYVHVFSHIRLKMYIELLVLRPKGNNSIDYKKQDKESMTWKYVDSKNLDSMGLTSGVRKVYSMVQKHKQTDQGTILERRRKPALRR; via the exons ATGGAGTTATTCATACTTGCTGTACAAGATACAGGAAGATATG TTCCAACTAGCGGCGATATAGAGGACTTCAGTTTCAGCAAAAACGAAACCCTACAAATTAGGGCTTCTCTATTGGAATGGTATGATAATAATCAAAGAGACCTTCCTTGGCGAAGAATAAGTAGTAGTAGCAGTTGCGGAtttaaagaagatgatgatgagaGAGAGAAAAGGGGTTATGCAGTGTGGGTATCTGAAGTAATGCTTCAGCAAACTAGGGTTTCAACTGTGATTGACTATTTTAATCGGTGGATGAATAAATGGCCTACTCTTCGACATCTCGCTCAAGCTTCTCTTGAG GAGGTGAATGAAATGTGGGCAGGTTTAGGATACTATAGACGAGCTCGGTTTTTGCTGGAG GGTGCAAAAGAGGTTGTCGAACAAGGAGGTACTTTTCCGGAGACAGTTTCAGATCTTCGCAACATCAAAGGAATTGGTGAATATACTGCTGGTGCTATATCCTCAATCGCCTTCAAAAAG GCAGTGCCTGTTGTTGATGGAAATGTGGTCAGAGTTATTTCTAGGCTGAAGGCTATATCTGCAAATCCAAAAGACGCAGCGTCAGTTAAGAATTTTTG GAAACTTGCAGGGCAATTAGTTGATCCTTTTAGGCCTGGAGATTTCAACCAAGCTCTTATGGAACTTGGGGCTACGTTGTGCTCTCTTTCGAATCCAGGTTGTGCTGCATGCCCCATCTCTGCTCAATGTCATGCTTTATCACTCTCTAGGCAGAACGAATCAGTTCATGTTACAGATTACCCAATTAAAGTTATGAAGGCCAAACAAAGGCATGAGTTTTCCGCTGTTAGTGTTGTAGAGATACTGGATTGCCAGGAAACGATAGGACCTCAATCCAGCAGCAAATTTATTCTTGTGAAAAGACCAAATAATGGTCTACTTGCTGGCCTCTGGGAGTTTCCATCAGTTCTCTTGGAAAAGGAAGCAGACTTGGCCTCAAGAAGAATAGCAATTGATAAATTTTTACAGTCATCATTCAATCTAGATCTTAAAGAGTCTATTAGAATAGTTTCACGAGAATATATTGGAGAATATGTCCACGTCTTCAGTCATATACGCCTCAAGATGTACATAGAGTTGCTGGTCTTACGTCCAAAAG GAAATAATAGCATTGACTACAAAAAGCAGGACAAAGAGAGTATGACATGGAAATATGTCGATAGTAAAAACCTCGATAGCATGGGATTGACATCTGGAGTAAGAAAG GTTTATAGCATGGTACAGAAACACAAGCAAACTGACCAGGGTACCATCCTGGAAAGGAGGAGGAAGCCAGCATTAAGAAGATAG